CTCTCCGTCACACACTTGGTGAGCACGTCAATGAGCGAACGAACTTGCTCCGGCGCCTGGTTCTCCGGCTTCATGGCCTCGAGCCACGTGTGAATGGCGATGTAGTCCGGTTGCGAATCGAGGCGGACGGCGAGTGCGGCGAACTCGTGGGCCTTCGCGATGTCACCGCGCTTCATCATGACCTCGGCCTTTTGGAACGCCGTCGCGGCCTCGAGGACACTCGCGATCTTCTCCTGATCCTCGGGCGTCGCGCCGCCCTCCTTGAGCAACAGCTCGTAGCGCTTCCGCTGCTCGTCGTCGCGGAGCGTCGAGGCGGCCTCGCTCAGACGCGCGAAGACGCGCGCGCACGCCTCGCGCACGGCGGCGAGCTCCGGTGGTAGGCGGTCCGGATGCCACCGCTTGGCCAACACGAGGTAGGCGTTTTGCGCCTCCTCGCCCCCCGCCGTCTGCGGCAAGCCGAGCATCTCGAAGTAGTTTTCGCGATCGATCTTCGCCGCGCGTTCGGAGATCTCGCGGCGTCGCTCTTCGAGCGCTGGCGAGAGCACGGCAGGAAAGCCTGGCGGCGTCATCGATGCGCGATCGTCTCGCGTCGAGATGACAGCGCGCTCTTCCGTGAGCTTGGGGATCGCGGTCCTCGAGAGGCGCATCCGTCCGACGGGCGCCGAGGCGACGTCGGCGCTCGAGCTGGGCGTCGACGGCGGGGCCCCCAGATCCGCGGAGCTGTCGCGCGGGGGAGGCATCGAAGGCTTCTGCGTCGACGGCGCCAGCACTTGCGCGACCTTGGTGATGAGCAGCGCGTAGGCGACCGTGTCGGCTTCTCCCGCCAGCACGCGGTTGGCCCGCAACGCGTCGAGGGTGAACGGTCCCTGGCACATCGCGGCGAGCGCCTCGACCTGCAGGACGCCGAGGCCGAGCGCGTCTTTGACGGCATCGGCCGCCACGGAGAGCTCGCGTGTACCCACCCGCTCAAACATCGAACGCATGAGCTCCACGGGAGGCCGACGGCGCAACACGCGCGCGATGGCCGTGAGCGGATGCAGCGGGACCTCGCCAACCCCCTCCAGGGCGTCGAAGGAATCGAAATACGCGAACGCGGTGGGCCCGGGCAAATCGGCCAGCGAGAGGTACGCGTCAAAAGCGCCCGGCACGTCGGCCTTGATGGGCGCGCCCTCGCGCACGACGATGGCTCCGACGCTCGCGTCGGGGTCGCCGAACACCAACGAGCCGCTCAGCCGTCGCTCGTAGACGTAGGCCAAAAGGTGGCTCACGGGCCGCTTGTCGAGCGTGCCTTGGGCGAGCGGCGCGGGGCGACCTTGAGGCATGGTGCGGCGAAGATGAGTATTTCAGGATACTCCGAAATTTCCCAGCCTTCGGCGCTCCTTCTAGCGGAACGGTTGAGCTGCTCGCACGGGCCCGATCGCCGGTGTGGGTGAGCCTGCGCTCGCGGATTCGCCGTCGACCCTTGAGGGTGACGCACCGCGAGGCGAACCGTGCAACCGGCGAGAATCACGGGCTCCTCGCCCGGTTGCGATAGACTCGGGCGACCCGTGGATTCGAAAGGCGAAAGCGACAGACCTGCGGGCGTCCCGGTGCGCGTCGCCGGCTCCGCTCCGCCCGACGGCCCGAAGGAGTTGGCTCAGTTCGAGGTCGTGCGTCGTCTCGGCAAGGGCGGCATGGCGGAGGTCTTCCTCGCGAGAAAGCGCGGCGCCGAAGGGACCTTCAAGCTTCTCGTCGTCAAACGCATCCTGCAAGCCCACGGCACCTCGCGACGTTTCCGCACGATGTTCATCGAGGAGGCGCAGCTGGCCACGCGCCTCAATCATCCCAACGTCGTTCAGGTCTACGAGCTCTCCGATGGCGGCGACGAAGGCCAGCTCCTCGTCATGGAATACGTGGAGGGCCCGGACCTCGGCATGCTGATGTCGTCGGCGAAGGCAAAGGGC
This genomic stretch from Myxococcales bacterium harbors:
- a CDS encoding J domain-containing protein, whose translation is MPQGRPAPLAQGTLDKRPVSHLLAYVYERRLSGSLVFGDPDASVGAIVVREGAPIKADVPGAFDAYLSLADLPGPTAFAYFDSFDALEGVGEVPLHPLTAIARVLRRRPPVELMRSMFERVGTRELSVAADAVKDALGLGVLQVEALAAMCQGPFTLDALRANRVLAGEADTVAYALLITKVAQVLAPSTQKPSMPPPRDSSADLGAPPSTPSSSADVASAPVGRMRLSRTAIPKLTEERAVISTRDDRASMTPPGFPAVLSPALEERRREISERAAKIDRENYFEMLGLPQTAGGEEAQNAYLVLAKRWHPDRLPPELAAVREACARVFARLSEAASTLRDDEQRKRYELLLKEGGATPEDQEKIASVLEAATAFQKAEVMMKRGDIAKAHEFAALAVRLDSQPDYIAIHTWLEAMKPENQAPEQVRSLIDVLTKCVTESVRCERAFFYRGTLRKRIGDPGAMDDFRIAFELNPRNLDAQREVRVHNMRAQKEAQSQHDIEVRKKSGLFDRLFKK